In a single window of the Dehalococcoidia bacterium genome:
- a CDS encoding LuxR C-terminal-related transcriptional regulator, which yields MAAELAVSVATAERHIANLYAKIGARGRVDAIAYALRGDLSHAAAR from the coding sequence ATCGCCGCCGAACTGGCCGTGTCGGTGGCGACGGCCGAGCGCCACATCGCCAATCTGTACGCCAAGATCGGCGCCCGCGGCCGCGTCGATGCGATCGCCTACGCGCTACGCGGCGATCTGAGTCACGCCGCAGCTCGGTAG
- a CDS encoding homogentisate 1,2-dioxygenase, which yields MPYYVARGPMPHKRHTQFRKADGSLYHEELLGSEGFAGASTLVYRLHPPTAVQAMQAQPPMPREVWDDDLHRHHLFRTLLAEPEGDAISGRKTLFFNQDVAFSILRPAGPMAYFFRNAYANELYFVHEGSGTLATAFGRIDYRPGDYLVVPHNTTYQLQPRPGTEYDQRLVLIEAAGYIEPPKRYLNEYGQFLEWAPYCERDLRPPAEIETYDERGEYEVRVKTGTKVTSYVYAEHPFDVVGWDGCLYPYALNIADFEPITGRIHQPPPVHQVFQIPGAVVCNFLPRKIDYHPQSIPSPYNHSNIDSDEVLYFVNGQMLGRKAVEVASISLHPSGIPHGPKPGGLEASIGHTETDEIAVMLDTFRPLTLTQAARTFDDPAYPMAWLPREQGVGPRG from the coding sequence ATGCCGTACTACGTTGCCCGCGGCCCGATGCCGCACAAGCGCCATACCCAGTTCCGCAAAGCCGACGGCTCGCTCTACCACGAGGAGCTGCTCGGCTCCGAGGGTTTCGCCGGTGCCAGCACGCTCGTCTACCGCCTGCACCCGCCCACCGCCGTGCAGGCGATGCAGGCGCAGCCGCCCATGCCGCGCGAGGTCTGGGACGACGACCTGCACCGCCATCACCTCTTCCGCACGCTGCTGGCCGAGCCGGAGGGCGATGCGATCTCCGGCCGCAAGACACTCTTCTTCAACCAGGACGTGGCCTTCAGCATCCTGCGCCCGGCCGGGCCGATGGCCTACTTCTTCCGCAACGCCTACGCCAACGAGCTGTACTTCGTGCATGAGGGCAGCGGCACGCTGGCCACCGCCTTCGGCCGCATCGACTACCGCCCCGGCGACTACCTCGTCGTGCCGCACAACACGACCTACCAGTTGCAGCCCAGGCCCGGCACCGAGTATGACCAGCGGCTGGTCTTGATCGAGGCCGCGGGCTACATCGAGCCGCCGAAACGCTACCTGAACGAGTACGGCCAGTTCCTGGAGTGGGCGCCCTACTGTGAGCGCGACCTGCGCCCGCCGGCCGAGATCGAGACCTACGACGAGCGCGGCGAGTACGAGGTGCGCGTCAAGACGGGCACGAAGGTCACGAGCTACGTCTACGCCGAGCACCCGTTCGACGTGGTCGGTTGGGACGGCTGTCTCTATCCCTACGCGCTCAACATCGCGGACTTCGAGCCGATCACCGGCCGCATCCACCAGCCGCCGCCCGTGCACCAGGTCTTCCAGATTCCGGGCGCCGTGGTCTGCAACTTCCTGCCGCGCAAGATCGACTACCATCCGCAGTCGATCCCCTCGCCCTACAACCACAGCAACATCGACAGCGACGAAGTCCTGTACTTCGTCAACGGCCAGATGCTGGGGCGCAAGGCGGTGGAAGTCGCCTCGATCTCGCTGCACCCCAGCGGCATTCCGCACGGCCCCAAGCCCGGCGGCCTGGAAGCCTCGATCGGCCACACCGAGACCGACGAGATCGCCGTGATGCTGGACACCTTCCGCCCGCTGACGCTGACCCAGGCCGCCCGCACCTTCGACGACCCGGCCTATCCGATGGCCTGGCTGCCGCGGGAGCAGGGCGTAGGGCCGAGGGGTTAG
- a CDS encoding LLM class F420-dependent oxidoreductase, whose translation MQFGLHLPHLGRSASREVLSGFAQAAEATGFDSLWVSDHVIVPKRLESRYPYNESGEFPFRPDAPFLDPIATLLFVAGCTERVRLGTAVLIIPYRNPVVQAKELATLDFVSGGRLILGIGTGWMAEEFAALDVPFAHRGGRTNEYLALIKQLWSAEDTSFSGTFYRLDDVGFAPKPLQQPRPPIWGGGHSEPAFRRGGQLCDGWLGANVSPQQVAAQFARVQHYAREAGRDPDALTLAARIPLRFAPGNEQALREEVAAYRAAGVSHLAFDMGVRSVETARETMERVMESVLAQARG comes from the coding sequence ATGCAGTTCGGCCTGCACCTGCCCCATCTCGGCCGCAGCGCCTCGCGCGAGGTGCTGAGCGGTTTCGCCCAGGCGGCCGAGGCCACGGGCTTCGACTCGCTCTGGGTCAGCGACCACGTGATCGTGCCGAAGCGGCTGGAGTCGCGCTACCCCTACAACGAGTCCGGCGAGTTTCCCTTCCGGCCCGACGCGCCCTTCCTCGACCCGATCGCCACCCTGCTCTTCGTCGCCGGCTGCACCGAGCGCGTGCGGTTGGGCACGGCGGTGCTGATCATCCCCTACCGCAACCCGGTAGTGCAGGCCAAGGAGCTGGCGACGCTCGACTTTGTCTCTGGCGGGCGGCTGATCCTCGGCATCGGCACGGGCTGGATGGCCGAAGAGTTCGCCGCGCTCGACGTGCCCTTCGCGCACCGCGGCGGCCGCACCAACGAGTACCTGGCGCTGATTAAGCAGCTCTGGAGCGCCGAGGACACGAGCTTCAGCGGCACGTTCTACCGCCTGGACGACGTCGGCTTCGCGCCGAAGCCGTTGCAACAGCCGCGCCCGCCGATCTGGGGCGGCGGCCACAGCGAACCCGCCTTCCGCCGCGGCGGGCAGCTCTGCGACGGCTGGCTGGGCGCGAACGTCAGCCCTCAGCAGGTTGCGGCGCAGTTCGCCCGCGTGCAGCACTACGCCAGGGAGGCGGGCCGCGACCCGGACGCCCTGACGCTGGCCGCGCGCATTCCGCTGCGCTTCGCGCCGGGCAACGAGCAGGCGCTGCGCGAGGAGGTCGCGGCCTACCGCGCCGCGGGCGTCTCGCACCTGGCCTTCGACATGGGCGTGCGCTCGGTCGAGACGGCGCGGGAGACGATGGAACGCGTGATGGAGTCGGTGCTGGCGCAAGCGCGCGGCTGA
- a CDS encoding pyridoxamine 5'-phosphate oxidase family protein, with amino-acid sequence MADQRAAVEAYVQALRTGEAAAAQRAAGYLAPDVVLNTGREEFAGHDAVLARISGQWPLTPVYQHGGWSEPHPDGDGLSVQAEFGPFGAAPRSVSLRFAFNAAGQISRVEQRTVQAPPPETSRTLPDFVRGLVNGALANGTPLTLAYVDAEGRPVQSLRGSTHVFSDHQLAIWLRNPNSGMAQAMQRNPALSLLYRDSKTRTTLIFQGRGHVEADPAVRERVFALSPEVEQNHDPERHGLALIIDVERVQGASPRGSVRMERPAP; translated from the coding sequence ATGGCGGACCAACGAGCAGCAGTCGAGGCGTACGTGCAGGCGCTGCGCACGGGCGAGGCCGCGGCGGCACAGCGCGCCGCCGGCTATCTCGCGCCGGACGTAGTGCTGAACACGGGGCGGGAGGAGTTCGCCGGGCACGATGCGGTGTTGGCGCGGATCAGCGGGCAGTGGCCGCTGACGCCGGTCTACCAGCATGGCGGCTGGTCCGAGCCGCACCCCGACGGCGACGGTCTCTCCGTGCAGGCCGAGTTCGGCCCGTTCGGCGCCGCGCCGCGCTCCGTCAGCCTGCGCTTCGCCTTCAACGCGGCCGGGCAGATCAGCCGCGTCGAGCAGCGCACCGTGCAGGCGCCGCCGCCCGAAACGAGCCGGACCCTCCCCGACTTCGTACGCGGCCTGGTCAACGGCGCCCTCGCCAACGGTACGCCGCTGACGCTGGCCTACGTGGACGCGGAGGGCCGTCCGGTGCAGTCGCTGCGCGGCAGCACGCACGTGTTCAGCGACCACCAGCTCGCCATCTGGCTGCGCAACCCCAACAGCGGCATGGCGCAGGCGATGCAGCGCAACCCGGCGCTCTCGCTGCTCTACCGCGACAGCAAGACGCGCACGACGCTGATCTTCCAGGGGCGCGGGCACGTTGAAGCCGACCCGGCGGTGCGCGAGCGGGTCTTCGCCCTCTCGCCCGAAGTGGAGCAGAACCACGACCCGGAGCGCCACGGCCTGGCGCTGATCATCGACGTCGAGCGCGTGCAGGGCGCCAGCCCGCGGGGCTCCGTGCGCATGGAGCGGCCGGCCCCCTAA
- a CDS encoding ABC transporter permease, whose protein sequence is MTQLSPAADTFPALAAAGPRHLLPRWLRSLLRARLATIGCAILLLVMVAAVFAPQLALHNASQGEVVSNKIPPFWGTYKHKTGTRVFPLGTDEQGRDIYSRLLYGARISLAVGLTAVLVGGAIGIAAGLVAGYYRGLTDDVIMRLADIQLAIPFILLAIAILAVLGPGLKSIIFTLGITSWVTYARVVRGQVLSYREKEFVEAARAMGAGDVRIMVRHILPNTWASIIVIASFGVASTILAEAALSFLGLSVPPTTATWGNMVAAGQSQIITGAWWTYTFPGVAIMLTVLAVNAVGDWLRDFLDPRLRV, encoded by the coding sequence ATGACGCAGCTTTCGCCCGCCGCCGATACGTTCCCGGCCCTGGCCGCAGCCGGGCCGCGCCATCTGCTGCCCCGCTGGCTGCGCAGCCTGCTGCGGGCCCGGCTGGCGACGATCGGCTGCGCGATCCTGCTGCTGGTCATGGTCGCCGCCGTGTTCGCGCCGCAACTCGCCCTGCACAACGCCTCGCAGGGTGAGGTCGTCTCCAACAAGATCCCGCCCTTCTGGGGCACCTACAAGCACAAGACCGGCACGCGCGTCTTCCCGCTCGGCACCGATGAGCAAGGGCGCGACATCTATTCGCGCCTGCTCTACGGCGCCCGCATCTCGCTGGCCGTGGGACTGACCGCCGTGCTGGTGGGCGGCGCGATCGGCATTGCTGCCGGCCTGGTGGCGGGCTACTACCGCGGCCTCACCGACGACGTGATCATGCGGCTGGCCGACATCCAGCTCGCCATCCCCTTCATCCTGCTGGCGATCGCGATCCTGGCCGTGCTGGGGCCGGGGCTGAAGAGCATCATCTTCACGCTCGGCATCACCAGCTGGGTGACCTACGCGCGCGTGGTGCGCGGGCAGGTGCTGTCGTACCGTGAGAAGGAGTTCGTGGAGGCGGCGCGGGCGATGGGCGCGGGCGACGTGCGCATCATGGTGCGGCACATTCTGCCTAACACCTGGGCCTCGATCATCGTGATCGCCAGCTTCGGCGTGGCCAGCACGATCCTGGCCGAGGCGGCGCTCTCCTTTCTCGGTCTCTCCGTGCCGCCGACCACGGCGACCTGGGGCAACATGGTGGCCGCGGGCCAGAGCCAGATCATCACCGGCGCCTGGTGGACCTACACCTTCCCCGGCGTGGCGATCATGCTCACAGTGCTGGCCGTGAACGCCGTGGGCGACTGGCTGCGCGACTTTTTGGACCCGCGCCTGCGTGTCTGA
- a CDS encoding ABC transporter permease, producing the protein MLNYLIRRLLQSVLVVAGATFIVFFVLYQTGDPTLLIASTQATTEDIANLRHSLGFDRPWYEQYGRFVVHAAHGDFGESLRFRQPVTRVVLEKLPATLELSIAAYALALAVAIPVGIISATRRNSLLDNVAMLVAMFGQSVPVFFLGIMLLWVFGGQLGWFPIVGRGDGFVDELHHLVLPAITLGTFSMARNARLVRSNLLEVLGQEFVRTARAKGLREYTVMIRHALKNAMIPLVTIMGLEFGVLLGGAVVTETVFAWPGVGQMVIRAIEQKDFPVVVGAVTMLSVIFVALNLLVDLTYGFLDPRIRYG; encoded by the coding sequence GTGCTGAACTACCTGATCCGCCGCCTGCTGCAGTCGGTGCTCGTCGTGGCCGGCGCGACCTTCATCGTCTTCTTCGTGCTCTACCAGACGGGCGACCCCACGCTGCTGATCGCCAGCACCCAGGCCACCACGGAGGACATCGCCAACCTGCGCCACAGCCTCGGCTTCGACCGGCCCTGGTACGAGCAGTACGGCCGCTTCGTCGTGCACGCCGCCCACGGCGACTTCGGCGAGTCGTTGCGCTTCCGCCAGCCGGTGACGCGGGTGGTGCTGGAGAAGCTGCCCGCCACGCTGGAGCTGAGCATCGCCGCCTACGCCCTGGCGCTGGCCGTCGCCATACCCGTCGGTATCATCTCGGCCACGCGGCGCAACTCGCTGCTGGACAACGTGGCGATGCTGGTGGCGATGTTCGGCCAGTCCGTGCCTGTCTTCTTTTTGGGCATCATGCTGCTCTGGGTCTTCGGCGGCCAGCTCGGCTGGTTCCCGATCGTCGGCCGCGGCGACGGCTTCGTGGACGAGCTGCACCACCTCGTCTTACCGGCGATCACGCTGGGCACCTTCTCCATGGCGCGCAACGCGCGGCTGGTGCGCTCCAACCTGCTGGAGGTGCTGGGCCAGGAGTTCGTGCGCACGGCGCGGGCGAAGGGGCTGCGCGAGTACACGGTGATGATCCGCCACGCGCTCAAAAACGCGATGATCCCGCTGGTGACGATCATGGGGCTGGAGTTCGGCGTGCTGCTGGGCGGCGCCGTGGTCACGGAGACGGTCTTTGCCTGGCCGGGCGTGGGCCAGATGGTGATCCGCGCGATCGAGCAGAAGGACTTTCCCGTCGTCGTCGGCGCGGTGACGATGCTCTCCGTCATCTTCGTCGCGCTCAACCTGCTGGTGGACCTGACCTACGGCTTCCTCGACCCGCGCATCCGCTATGGGTAG